TAACCACATTCTGATTTCACCAGCGGGTTTTATCGTGGCCTCATTACCTACGAGGAGTGAGCATGATGAAATCGGTACTTTTCTGGAAAATAACCACGCTGCTGGGATTGATGGTGGTGATGTTGATCCCCATCACCCAACTGATGAGCGTGATCGACGAACGCAGCGGCTATCGGCAAAGCGTGGTCGGGCAGGTGAGCGAAAGCACCAGCGGGGCTCAGCGCATACTCGGTCCGTTGATTGTCATTCCCTACGTCGAACAAGAAGAGAAGAAAGACGAGAAAGGGCAAACGGTGGTGCAGCGAGTGCAGCATTACCGCTATGTGCTGCCGGAGTCGCTTCAGGTACAGGGCGCGCCGAATGTGGAGGTGCGCAAGCTGGGCATTTATCAGACACAGGTTTACCAGGGGCCGCTAAACTTCAAGGTGCGTTTCGGCCAGCCGGAGCTGTCGGATTTGCAACGCGCCAACGTGACCGTCGGCCAGCCGTTCCTGCTGGTGGCGCTGAGCGACTCTCGCGGCATCAAGCGCATTTCCCCGCTGGCAACACCGCAGCCGGTGGCGTTTGAACCGGGCACCGGCGTGGGTTTGTTGCGTCAGGGGATCCACGCACCGCTGACGCTGGCGGCTCTGCAACAAAAAGAGGGGCTGAACGCCGACTTTACCCTGACGCTGGCGGGCACCAGCAGCCTGTCGCTGGTGCCGCTGGGGCGCAGCAGCGAGCTGCAACTGCAAAGCAACTGGCCACACCCGAATTTCCTCGGCAACTTCCTGCCGGATGAACGTAAGGTGACGGAGCAAGGGTTTAGCGCTCGCTGGCGCAGCACCTGGTTCGCCAACAACATCAACAGTGCGTTCCATTACGACGA
Above is a window of Serratia nematodiphila DZ0503SBS1 DNA encoding:
- the creD gene encoding cell envelope integrity protein CreD produces the protein MMKSVLFWKITTLLGLMVVMLIPITQLMSVIDERSGYRQSVVGQVSESTSGAQRILGPLIVIPYVEQEEKKDEKGQTVVQRVQHYRYVLPESLQVQGAPNVEVRKLGIYQTQVYQGPLNFKVRFGQPELSDLQRANVTVGQPFLLVALSDSRGIKRISPLATPQPVAFEPGTGVGLLRQGIHAPLTLAALQQKEGLNADFTLTLAGTSSLSLVPLGRSSELQLQSNWPHPNFLGNFLPDERKVTEQGFSARWRSTWFANNINSAFHYDDGIIDEDKLPAFSASLVEPVDHYQLTERAVKYALLFIGLTFMAFFLFETLTGLRVHPIQYLLVGAALVLFYLILLAFSEHLGFALAYLAASIACSGLIGFYLCAVLRGKLRSTLFAASLLLLYGVLYLLLQSEDNALVLGAGLLFAILAGIMLLTRKLDWYQVAEPARLTKETPAGEDEPRFRLWK